Proteins encoded together in one Streptomyces sp. NBC_01408 window:
- a CDS encoding helix-turn-helix domain-containing protein → MTEPRDHPFVTAVKPLVDAMGGELMDPALAQPDDVVLSWEGQELLAVRLPQLSDSLDHILAALERRHGVPLAQLDRKSKQDVVRILEARGAFSVRHGVETVAGALGVSRFTVYNYLNRDATTSKGSKSSQE, encoded by the coding sequence ATGACCGAGCCCCGCGACCACCCCTTCGTCACCGCGGTCAAGCCGCTGGTGGACGCGATGGGCGGCGAGCTCATGGATCCCGCCCTCGCGCAGCCCGACGACGTCGTGCTCAGCTGGGAGGGCCAGGAGCTGCTGGCCGTGCGCCTGCCCCAGCTCTCGGATTCGCTGGACCACATCCTGGCGGCGCTGGAGCGCCGGCACGGCGTACCGTTGGCCCAGCTCGACCGGAAGTCCAAGCAGGACGTCGTGCGGATACTGGAGGCGCGAGGCGCCTTCTCGGTCCGGCACGGTGTGGAAACGGTCGCGGGCGCCCTGGGTGTAAGCCGCTTCACGGTCTACAACTACTTGAACAGGGACGCCACCACCTCAAAGGGGTCCAAGAGCAGCCAAGAGTAA
- a CDS encoding TIM barrel protein, translating into MGYTDQRFDVNLSILFTELPLLERPAAAAAAGFTAVELWWPWIETPTPAQTELDALKKALEDAGTQLVGLNFYAGQLPGPDRGAVSVPGEESERFNANINVAADFAASVGCKALNALYGNRVDGVDPAVQDELALKNLVVAAQAADRVGAILLIETLNKPESPLYPLVSAPAGIEVVDKVNEATGLGNAKFLLDLYHLAMNDEDLSEVIEKYAAKTGHVQIADKPGRGAPGTGELPLEELLDQLKKAGYEGYVGLEYKAADAAASFAWLPAEARAAK; encoded by the coding sequence ATGGGATACACGGACCAGCGCTTCGATGTGAACCTTTCGATCCTCTTCACGGAACTCCCGCTTCTGGAGCGTCCCGCGGCTGCCGCCGCGGCCGGCTTCACGGCGGTCGAGCTGTGGTGGCCCTGGATCGAGACCCCCACCCCCGCACAGACTGAGCTCGACGCCCTCAAGAAAGCCCTTGAGGACGCCGGCACCCAGCTGGTGGGCCTGAACTTCTACGCCGGCCAGCTGCCGGGCCCGGACCGCGGTGCGGTATCGGTTCCCGGCGAGGAGTCGGAGCGCTTCAACGCCAACATCAACGTGGCCGCGGACTTCGCGGCCTCGGTCGGCTGCAAGGCGCTGAACGCCCTCTACGGCAACCGGGTCGACGGCGTCGACCCTGCCGTGCAGGACGAGCTCGCGCTGAAGAACCTGGTCGTGGCGGCCCAGGCCGCGGACCGCGTCGGCGCGATCCTCTTGATCGAGACGCTCAACAAGCCCGAGTCGCCGCTCTACCCGCTGGTGAGCGCCCCGGCCGGCATCGAGGTAGTGGACAAGGTGAACGAGGCCACCGGCCTCGGCAACGCCAAGTTCCTGCTCGACCTGTACCACCTGGCGATGAACGATGAGGACCTCTCCGAGGTCATCGAAAAGTACGCCGCCAAGACCGGGCACGTCCAGATCGCGGACAAGCCCGGACGCGGTGCCCCCGGCACCGGCGAGCTGCCCCTCGAGGAGCTGCTCGACCAGCTGAAGAAGGCCGGATACGAGGGCTACGTAGGCCTGGAGTACAAGGCCGCCGACGCTGCCGCCTCCTTCGCATGGCTGCCGGCCGAGGCTCGCGCCGCGAAGTAA